The following nucleotide sequence is from Candidatus Methylomirabilis sp..
CTCCGGTGAGCCAGGAAGACGTCCGGCGGCAGATCGTCGGCCGGGGGATCCCCGTCCCCGGCAATGACATCGACACCGACCGGATCATCCCCGCCCGTTTCCTGAAGAGCGTCACGTTCGAGGGCCTCGAGGAGCACATCTTCGGGGACGATCGCCTCCAGGCCCCCGCGCATCCCTTCAACCAGGCCCGGTACCACGGGGCCGCGGTCCTCGTGGTCGGGCAGAACTTCGGCTGCGGCTCCTCCCGGGAGCACGCCCCCGAAGCGCTTCGGCGCTGGGGAATCCGGGGGATCGTGGGCGGATCGTTCGGGGAGATCTTCTTCGGGAACTCCACCGCTCTCGGTCTGCCCTGCCTCACCGCCGACCCGG
It contains:
- a CDS encoding 3-isopropylmalate dehydratase small subunit, which produces MSQEDVRRQIVGRGIPVPGNDIDTDRIIPARFLKSVTFEGLEEHIFGDDRLQAPAHPFNQARYHGAAVLVVGQNFGCGSSREHAPEALRRWGIRGIVGGSFGEIFFGNSTALGLPCLTADPADVGWLLEAVTRHPDREILLDVENRLVRFAERSIPAGIPDGPRNLFLTGTWNATQVLLEAGGAIDRVARSLPYISGY